The Chitinophaga sp. H8 genome contains a region encoding:
- a CDS encoding sugar phosphate isomerase/epimerase family protein produces MNISRRSFLMKGTLALAGTTLFSRQLSAIAKKKEVLGIQLYSIRDDMKTDPLGTLRQLADMGYKNVEHAGYGNRKFYGYAAKDFKRVLGDLGLSMPSGHTVMGKQHWDAGKKDFTDEWKYTVEDAAVMGQRFVISPWLDESMRTNYDDFKNYMDVFNKSGELCKKSGMKFGYHNHDFEFSQELNGKKIFDLILESTDPALVAQQLDIGNMYHAGGIALDIIKKYPGRFELMHVKDEIKAADKGEMGGGYESTVLGKGIIPVKEVIDLGKKSGGTRHFIIEQESYQGLSPLESVKQDLDVMKKWGY; encoded by the coding sequence ATGAATATTTCCCGAAGGAGTTTTCTGATGAAAGGTACCCTGGCATTGGCCGGTACAACCCTGTTTTCAAGACAACTTTCCGCAATAGCTAAAAAGAAAGAAGTTTTAGGTATCCAATTATATTCTATCAGGGATGATATGAAAACGGACCCGCTGGGCACCTTAAGGCAGCTGGCAGATATGGGATATAAAAATGTGGAGCATGCTGGTTATGGTAACAGAAAGTTCTACGGATATGCAGCGAAGGATTTTAAACGGGTACTTGGTGATCTTGGACTGTCTATGCCGAGTGGGCATACGGTGATGGGCAAACAACATTGGGATGCGGGAAAGAAAGATTTTACGGATGAATGGAAATATACCGTAGAAGATGCTGCTGTGATGGGGCAGCGGTTTGTTATCAGTCCATGGTTGGATGAAAGCATGCGTACCAACTACGACGATTTTAAAAATTACATGGATGTATTTAATAAAAGTGGTGAACTATGCAAAAAATCCGGGATGAAGTTTGGTTACCATAATCATGATTTCGAGTTTAGCCAGGAGCTTAATGGGAAAAAGATATTTGACCTTATCCTGGAGAGCACAGATCCGGCACTGGTAGCCCAACAGCTGGATATAGGCAATATGTATCATGCTGGAGGTATTGCACTTGATATCATTAAAAAATATCCTGGCCGGTTTGAGCTGATGCATGTAAAGGATGAAATTAAAGCAGCCGACAAAGGAGAGATGGGAGGAGGTTATGAAAGTACCGTGCTGGGGAAGGGAATCATTCCTGTAAAGGAAGTAATAGATCTCGGGAAAAAATCTGGAGGAACCAGGCATTTTATAATAGAACAGGAATCCTACCAGGGGTTATCACCGCTGGAAAGCGTAAAACAAGACCTGGATGTGATGAAAAAATGGGGATACTGA
- a CDS encoding RagB/SusD family nutrient uptake outer membrane protein: protein MKTIYVYLFVLSVLAMGACKKALDMAPDGKISLNDVFSDNTKVAAFLNSCYDNMPIKGTKYFFWSRGPVEWSDEAWDTDAEAEPWIMSGRMYNGDASAGNHPVTNRDFEDGKYDYWGRYWNAISNCSVFLSRIDSATVSNPDDRKRWKAEAHLLRAYYYSELLKWFGPVLPIAKTPYAFTDDFSKIKKESYYDVVKFIMEDCDAALAINELPWRIVSSGEFGRVNRAMAEAIKSKMILFAASPLYSSGQNHWQEAYEVNKTSLAHLRANGFELYNKVNLPHIYLSDDAYLGPDKNVHTALYNEYFTQTAQYAANPIDKETIYQCRENQGNIWDIDGIGAQDGYKSGTCPSQELVDAYETINGEPVLNLANPYADDKHLQPNYNTANKMYDPNDPYKNRDPRFYASIYYNGSKRKCWWTFAETPQSYENYPGGIGNRARVISTYVGEPQTGIHPTTRKATRTGYFERKFLHPNCGNDNPVAGANWKLFRLGEVILNFAEAAAEAGQLGEAITAVNEIRARAGMPDLPTSLPKDELIRRIRNERRVELAMEENRYFDIRRWTAPSGDLSKTDRWITAMEITRKPDGTFTYQRRTVRDTERKNYTNKFLFVPIPLAEANRLMAITGTSWQNAGW, encoded by the coding sequence ATGAAAACAATATACGTGTATTTGTTTGTGCTGTCGGTACTAGCCATGGGAGCTTGTAAGAAGGCGTTGGACATGGCACCGGACGGGAAAATTTCACTAAATGATGTTTTTTCAGATAATACGAAAGTTGCCGCATTTTTAAATTCCTGCTATGATAATATGCCTATAAAGGGAACCAAGTATTTTTTCTGGAGCCGTGGGCCGGTGGAATGGAGTGATGAAGCCTGGGATACTGATGCGGAAGCGGAACCCTGGATTATGTCTGGCCGCATGTATAATGGAGATGCTTCTGCTGGCAATCATCCTGTAACCAACCGTGATTTTGAGGATGGTAAGTATGATTATTGGGGCAGGTACTGGAATGCCATCAGTAATTGCTCTGTTTTTCTGAGCAGAATTGATAGTGCCACTGTGTCTAATCCGGATGACAGAAAGCGCTGGAAAGCGGAAGCACATTTACTCAGAGCTTATTACTATTCAGAGTTATTAAAATGGTTTGGGCCAGTTTTACCTATCGCTAAAACACCTTATGCATTTACAGACGATTTCTCTAAAATAAAGAAGGAGAGCTATTATGATGTTGTGAAATTTATTATGGAGGATTGTGATGCCGCACTAGCTATCAATGAATTGCCCTGGAGAATCGTTTCAAGCGGAGAGTTTGGCCGTGTGAACAGAGCAATGGCAGAAGCTATTAAATCGAAAATGATTCTTTTTGCAGCCAGTCCCTTGTATAGTAGTGGGCAAAACCACTGGCAGGAAGCGTATGAAGTAAATAAGACCTCACTTGCCCACCTCAGAGCCAATGGTTTTGAGTTGTATAATAAAGTGAATCTGCCTCATATTTATCTTTCAGATGATGCTTACCTCGGACCTGATAAGAATGTACATACCGCTTTATACAATGAATATTTTACCCAAACTGCCCAGTATGCAGCGAATCCGATTGACAAGGAAACGATCTATCAATGCAGGGAAAACCAGGGAAATATTTGGGACATTGATGGGATAGGCGCACAGGATGGCTATAAATCAGGTACCTGCCCTTCACAGGAATTGGTAGATGCTTATGAAACAATCAATGGGGAACCGGTACTTAACCTGGCTAATCCCTATGCAGATGATAAGCATTTACAACCTAACTATAATACTGCCAATAAAATGTATGACCCGAATGATCCTTATAAGAACCGGGATCCCCGTTTCTATGCCTCTATTTATTATAATGGATCAAAACGGAAATGCTGGTGGACATTTGCGGAAACACCACAATCTTATGAGAACTATCCCGGAGGCATTGGTAACAGGGCAAGAGTTATCAGCACCTATGTAGGAGAGCCACAAACGGGTATTCATCCCACAACAAGAAAGGCTACCCGTACCGGTTATTTTGAGCGCAAATTCCTTCATCCCAATTGTGGCAATGACAATCCCGTGGCAGGTGCCAATTGGAAATTATTCCGGCTGGGAGAAGTGATTCTCAATTTTGCAGAAGCTGCTGCAGAAGCAGGTCAGCTGGGTGAGGCTATTACAGCTGTAAATGAAATCAGAGCCAGGGCTGGAATGCCGGACCTGCCCACATCTTTACCAAAAGATGAACTGATCCGGCGCATCCGTAACGAACGCAGGGTAGAACTGGCAATGGAAGAAAACAGGTATTTCGATATACGCCGTTGGACGGCGCCCAGTGGAGATCTTTCGAAAACAGACAGATGGATTACTGCCATGGAAATTACCAGAAAACCGGATGGCACATTTACATATCAGCGACGCACCGTAAGGGACACGGAACGTAAGAATTATACGAATAAGTTTCTTTTTGTTCCCATCCCGCTAGCGGAAGCTAATCGCCTGATGGCAATTACAGGTACCAGTTGGCAAAATGCAGGTTGGTAA
- a CDS encoding SusC/RagA family TonB-linked outer membrane protein produces MKRNCKRHWTAFTMLLVAMCCSLNSFSQEKIKITGTVIDSTSGSPLPGVTVMVQGTNTGAQTDVIGKYTLNAAPDAVLVFAYIGFTKKTVPVNGRASINIGLSATDEKLSEVVVVGYGKQKKISVTGAVSTIDTKEIKQSSAASMTATLAGRLPGLTAIQSGGGQPGRDDARMYLRGAATVNNTDPLVLIDGVPRDNIRTIDPNEVATITILKDASATAVFGVRGANGVILITTKRGQPGKAELNLSVDQSYSSFTREPERLHSLEYMALRNEAAKNDGMTTPPFSQAVMDKYANPLLGLDPNDPDYEKKANLRRYMYPDHDYYREFISRYSPQTRVNMNINGGTDKVSYFANASYLHQGGNLKTEPESVLGYDPFVKMDRYNFRTNLDYKITPSLKAILNIGSYIEKLNMPAVGGMYGGSTDWMISDLIYQAQTVLPITPGPTTIDGFGVPAGQIVDPGYLDRSAFEIMNRRGFRNEVRSSLNTTLGLEWDLGKLVTQGLSIKGMISYDTRANTTMEGNKTERLYLAQINYDTDEMTYALKRSGEEPLSIGKTAESRYNVNMQGSLNYARTFGGKHDVGGMILAQRDYWETTLGEIPFNVVGASARVTYGYDNRYLAEINAGYNGSEQFAPGKRYGFFPAASIGWVVSNERFLKDHSFITNLKLRASYGKVGNDKIASARFLYLSNISMGGGVLPSLGAPSPGAGGQSVKQGLLGNPDVTWEEAKKQNYGIDIGLFKDLSLTFDYFIENRSSILIERGTIPALQGTPLSNIPKVNMGVVDNKGFEIELTYRKQLNKDLYLLFRGNYGYNHNIVKFMDEAINDESYAYRYSATGFPLGQARGYKIDYSNGNGFFNSQEELDKYLQHTTYGFGSPRVGDFIYQDLTGDGVVDAKDIAPIKNSSIPGIVYGATASVGFKGFDLTVFFQGVGKYSSYYANQGVNEYTILGTYFGYHKTAWTPERYANGEKITYPALSTHSNTNHVPNDFFIMDRSFVRLKNIELAYTLPPKTLDKIGVKSTRVYISGQNMFTWDKLRMDHLDPENNSSLGYPVTRMMNFGCNVTF; encoded by the coding sequence ATGAAAAGAAACTGTAAACGTCACTGGACAGCCTTTACTATGCTCCTGGTAGCCATGTGCTGTTCATTAAATTCCTTCTCGCAGGAAAAGATAAAAATAACGGGAACGGTTATTGATTCAACAAGCGGGAGCCCGTTGCCAGGGGTCACCGTTATGGTACAGGGCACCAATACCGGTGCCCAGACGGATGTAATCGGGAAGTATACGCTTAATGCTGCACCTGATGCCGTATTGGTTTTTGCCTATATCGGATTTACGAAGAAAACAGTACCGGTCAATGGGCGTGCCAGCATTAACATCGGGCTTTCCGCAACTGATGAGAAATTATCAGAGGTAGTGGTGGTAGGATATGGAAAGCAGAAGAAAATATCTGTTACCGGGGCCGTTTCTACAATCGATACCAAAGAAATAAAGCAAAGCTCAGCCGCCAGTATGACTGCGACTTTGGCGGGCCGTTTACCGGGATTGACTGCAATACAGTCCGGTGGAGGGCAACCCGGACGTGATGATGCCAGAATGTACCTGCGGGGTGCAGCCACAGTTAATAATACCGACCCACTGGTATTGATTGATGGTGTACCGCGTGATAACATCCGGACGATTGATCCAAATGAAGTAGCCACCATTACCATTCTGAAAGATGCTTCTGCTACCGCTGTATTTGGAGTAAGGGGGGCAAATGGAGTCATCCTGATTACCACAAAGAGAGGACAACCTGGTAAAGCGGAGCTGAACCTAAGCGTGGACCAGAGTTATTCGTCATTTACGAGGGAGCCTGAACGGCTGCATTCATTGGAGTATATGGCACTAAGAAATGAAGCTGCTAAAAATGATGGGATGACTACCCCACCTTTTAGCCAGGCTGTAATGGATAAGTATGCCAATCCACTGTTGGGGCTTGATCCCAATGATCCGGACTATGAAAAGAAAGCAAACCTCAGGAGATATATGTATCCTGATCATGATTATTACCGCGAATTTATATCCCGTTATTCTCCTCAAACAAGGGTGAATATGAATATTAACGGCGGCACTGATAAAGTTTCTTACTTTGCCAATGCCTCCTATCTCCATCAGGGAGGAAACCTTAAAACAGAGCCGGAATCTGTTCTGGGATATGATCCCTTTGTGAAAATGGATCGTTACAATTTCCGGACTAATCTTGATTACAAAATCACTCCTTCTTTAAAGGCGATTCTGAATATCGGCAGCTATATTGAAAAGTTGAATATGCCGGCTGTTGGGGGCATGTATGGCGGTTCTACGGATTGGATGATCTCAGATCTGATCTATCAGGCGCAGACTGTATTGCCTATTACGCCTGGTCCTACTACCATCGATGGATTTGGCGTGCCGGCCGGACAGATTGTAGATCCCGGATATCTGGACCGCTCCGCCTTTGAAATCATGAACCGGCGGGGATTCCGCAATGAAGTGAGGTCCAGCCTGAATACTACATTAGGCCTGGAATGGGATTTAGGTAAGCTGGTTACGCAAGGACTTAGTATTAAAGGAATGATTTCCTATGATACAAGAGCAAATACTACTATGGAAGGTAATAAGACAGAACGCTTGTATCTGGCACAGATAAATTATGATACAGATGAAATGACCTATGCATTGAAGCGTTCCGGGGAAGAGCCGCTGTCTATTGGAAAAACAGCGGAATCCCGTTATAATGTCAATATGCAGGGAAGCCTGAACTATGCCAGGACATTTGGTGGGAAGCATGATGTAGGCGGAATGATATTGGCACAGCGTGATTACTGGGAAACGACTTTGGGAGAAATTCCCTTTAATGTGGTAGGTGCCTCTGCAAGGGTGACTTATGGATACGACAACCGTTATCTGGCAGAAATTAATGCAGGTTACAATGGTTCTGAGCAATTTGCACCTGGCAAGCGGTATGGTTTCTTTCCAGCCGCTTCCATAGGGTGGGTAGTGAGTAATGAGCGGTTTTTAAAGGATCATTCCTTTATTACCAACCTGAAGTTAAGAGCCTCCTATGGTAAAGTGGGTAATGATAAAATCGCCAGTGCGCGCTTCCTGTACTTAAGTAATATTAGCATGGGCGGTGGAGTATTGCCCAGTCTAGGTGCACCTTCTCCGGGAGCCGGAGGACAAAGTGTAAAGCAGGGACTGCTGGGCAACCCGGACGTAACATGGGAAGAAGCAAAGAAACAAAACTATGGTATTGACATCGGACTTTTCAAGGATTTGTCACTTACTTTTGACTACTTCATCGAAAACAGGAGTTCTATCCTGATTGAACGGGGTACTATTCCTGCACTGCAGGGAACACCATTAAGCAATATTCCTAAGGTGAATATGGGTGTGGTGGATAACAAAGGTTTTGAGATAGAGCTGACTTACAGAAAACAACTGAATAAAGATCTGTATCTCTTATTCAGAGGAAATTATGGATATAACCATAATATTGTCAAGTTCATGGATGAAGCCATCAACGATGAGTCATATGCCTACCGTTATTCTGCTACAGGATTCCCGCTCGGGCAAGCCAGAGGATATAAAATTGATTACAGCAACGGAAACGGTTTTTTTAATTCCCAGGAAGAGCTGGACAAGTACCTGCAACATACCACCTACGGTTTTGGAAGCCCCAGAGTGGGAGACTTTATTTACCAGGATCTAACAGGAGATGGTGTAGTGGATGCCAAAGATATAGCACCTATCAAAAATTCCAGCATACCCGGTATCGTTTATGGAGCCACTGCCTCCGTAGGATTCAAAGGATTTGATCTTACCGTGTTTTTTCAGGGGGTAGGTAAATACTCTTCCTATTATGCCAACCAGGGTGTTAATGAATATACTATCCTGGGAACTTATTTTGGTTATCATAAAACAGCCTGGACCCCGGAAAGATATGCCAACGGAGAGAAAATTACTTATCCGGCGTTAAGTACACATAGTAATACCAACCATGTTCCTAATGACTTTTTTATTATGGACAGATCATTTGTACGTCTTAAGAACATAGAATTAGCGTATACCCTGCCTCCAAAAACCCTGGATAAAATTGGTGTTAAGTCAACAAGAGTTTATATCAGTGGTCAGAATATGTTTACCTGGGATAAGCTGAGGATGGATCACCTGGATCCGGAAAACAATAGTTCTCTTGGGTATCCCGTAACACGGATGATGAACTTTGGATGCAATGTTACCTTCTAA
- a CDS encoding SusC/RagA family TonB-linked outer membrane protein, protein MNYKATIISTLTFAIVLMSTLAGTLYAQVSPTIVKGKVVDQYERPLNGVTVNTQNKKNGTSTNVDGEYTLSVDDDSEYLIFYTAGYAVRKLARNSSELTTVTLQPDAHHLDEVIQLGYSSQTRREISGAVATVTGETLERAPVANLTQTLAGRLPGLTTMETFSELSRANTNLFVRGLSAARQNGPLVIIDGIICAYNSNQTLEYITANEIESITLLKDASTQALYGIQGANGLLVITTKRGKKGALRVNVRMDQSFQQVTTKPTFYNSAEYATMRNQAALNDGKDKIFTDEQMAGYRSGQDRALYPNNNWYDEYMKDLAAMQRVGVNLTGGNDRVQFFSNINVMHQGGQFKTDQTRYNPNANNVWVNYRSNLDMNLNKYLKGFVRLSGNIKRERTPGSGNATIYGSLFQMPPTTYGPVTPAVIDPATNKVIDPGGQVITTERVGAPTYGMLNRSGYYRHTVTNITSQVGLELDMGFLTKGLSLTGTFAYQTNSVGSLGTTQNYERYLRTDDATELKFSKKGTDINTPLGYSKTHSYYYHLTYNGVLNYKREFNKHSVSGLAYMFFQNLTKADLGAPWSLPYNRVSSGAEAAYGYDNRYFVKLDVGYSGSEQYARSSRYIATPAISVAWALSNESFMKEATWLSQLKLRASWGKTANDQSGLNRFAYLDNVTVSGGGPLGYLQYIITENQVGNPDIQAEISTKQNFGLDLGLFNALSVSVDVFKERMENMVVGALSKIPLYQGVPLNNYPKKNAGIFENKGYEVVINYSKSINRDLDISIGGMYSYAKNTIINWNEALRAEDYAYRKREEGYSFGQEFGYLVDYSNGNGFFNSQAEITSSQLTYGIGTPRVGDLKYQDLNGDKIIDDRDKAPIGNGIIPRQTYAINGGVRYKAFDLNFIFQGVGEYSSIYGGQGIWETDYDGVFGALHANAWTPERYAQGAPISYPALSLSKTVNHEANDFFSYNRSYIRLKNLEIAYTLPLSVAKKISADKIRVLLSGQNLITWDKMKSKDFGPEGGGYNAFPVYRVYNIGVSVGF, encoded by the coding sequence ATGAACTATAAAGCCACTATAATATCTACGCTCACATTTGCAATTGTACTGATGAGTACACTTGCCGGCACGCTCTATGCGCAGGTGAGCCCTACTATTGTTAAAGGGAAGGTAGTAGATCAATATGAACGACCGCTGAACGGCGTTACTGTTAATACGCAAAACAAGAAAAACGGGACTTCCACAAATGTGGATGGTGAGTATACTTTATCTGTAGATGATGATAGCGAATACCTGATATTCTATACCGCCGGATATGCCGTACGGAAGCTCGCCAGGAACAGCAGTGAACTTACTACTGTAACATTGCAGCCGGATGCGCATCACCTGGACGAGGTAATACAGTTAGGATATAGTTCCCAAACAAGAAGGGAAATTTCCGGTGCAGTAGCTACCGTAACAGGTGAAACACTGGAAAGAGCACCGGTGGCCAATCTGACCCAGACACTGGCCGGCCGTTTGCCAGGGCTTACTACGATGGAAACATTTTCTGAATTGTCCAGGGCTAATACCAACTTATTTGTAAGAGGTTTGTCGGCGGCACGTCAGAACGGTCCACTGGTGATTATTGATGGCATTATCTGCGCTTACAATAGCAACCAGACGCTGGAGTATATCACGGCCAACGAAATTGAATCCATTACCTTATTGAAAGATGCTTCTACCCAGGCATTGTATGGTATACAGGGTGCCAATGGATTGCTGGTAATTACTACTAAGCGGGGTAAGAAAGGAGCATTGCGGGTAAATGTGCGCATGGACCAATCCTTTCAACAGGTAACTACCAAACCAACATTCTATAATTCCGCAGAATATGCTACCATGAGAAACCAGGCGGCATTAAATGATGGGAAGGATAAAATATTTACGGATGAACAGATGGCAGGTTATCGTTCCGGACAGGATAGAGCATTATATCCTAATAATAACTGGTATGATGAGTATATGAAGGATTTGGCTGCTATGCAGCGTGTAGGTGTAAACCTGACTGGTGGGAATGATAGGGTACAGTTCTTTTCCAATATCAATGTTATGCATCAGGGTGGGCAGTTTAAAACAGATCAAACGAGGTATAACCCCAATGCCAACAACGTATGGGTAAACTACCGTTCTAATCTGGATATGAACCTGAATAAGTACCTGAAAGGATTTGTGCGGTTAAGCGGAAATATCAAAAGAGAGCGCACGCCAGGATCAGGTAATGCTACTATTTATGGAAGTTTGTTTCAAATGCCGCCCACTACTTATGGGCCGGTTACACCCGCTGTTATAGACCCGGCTACTAATAAGGTGATAGATCCCGGTGGACAAGTTATTACCACAGAAAGAGTAGGAGCACCTACCTATGGGATGTTGAACCGCTCTGGTTATTACAGACATACCGTAACGAATATTACTTCGCAGGTTGGGCTGGAACTCGATATGGGTTTTCTCACCAAAGGATTAAGCTTAACCGGTACGTTTGCTTACCAGACCAATTCAGTAGGCAGTCTGGGAACCACGCAGAATTATGAACGTTATCTGAGGACAGATGATGCCACGGAGCTTAAATTCTCAAAGAAAGGAACAGACATCAATACCCCGCTGGGTTACTCAAAAACGCATTCTTATTATTATCATCTTACCTATAATGGGGTGCTGAACTATAAGAGGGAGTTCAATAAACATAGTGTAAGCGGATTAGCCTATATGTTTTTCCAGAATTTAACCAAAGCGGATTTGGGGGCACCATGGTCTTTACCCTATAATAGAGTGAGTTCAGGGGCTGAGGCCGCATATGGGTATGATAACCGTTATTTTGTAAAGTTGGATGTGGGTTATTCCGGGTCTGAGCAATATGCAAGAAGCAGCCGTTATATAGCAACACCGGCAATATCGGTAGCATGGGCCTTGTCGAACGAGAGTTTTATGAAAGAGGCAACCTGGTTAAGCCAGCTTAAGCTACGTGCATCATGGGGTAAAACAGCTAACGATCAGAGTGGATTGAATCGTTTTGCTTACCTGGATAATGTAACAGTAAGTGGCGGTGGACCGTTGGGATACCTGCAATACATTATTACAGAAAACCAGGTGGGGAATCCGGATATACAGGCCGAAATCTCTACGAAACAAAACTTTGGGTTAGACCTTGGTTTGTTTAATGCACTCTCTGTTTCAGTGGATGTATTCAAAGAACGCATGGAGAATATGGTAGTGGGCGCACTCTCAAAAATACCTTTGTATCAGGGGGTGCCTTTAAATAATTACCCTAAGAAAAATGCCGGCATTTTTGAAAATAAAGGCTATGAGGTGGTGATCAATTATTCTAAAAGCATTAATCGCGACCTGGATATCTCCATTGGCGGAATGTACAGCTATGCGAAGAATACCATTATCAATTGGAATGAAGCGCTTAGGGCAGAAGATTATGCATACCGGAAAAGAGAAGAAGGATATTCCTTTGGGCAGGAGTTTGGTTATCTGGTGGATTATAGCAACGGGAATGGTTTTTTTAATTCCCAGGCTGAAATCACCAGCAGCCAGCTAACTTATGGCATTGGTACTCCCAGAGTGGGAGATCTTAAGTACCAGGATTTGAACGGAGATAAAATTATAGACGACAGAGATAAAGCTCCTATTGGTAATGGGATCATTCCGCGCCAGACATATGCTATAAATGGTGGGGTCCGCTATAAGGCTTTTGATCTCAACTTTATATTCCAGGGAGTGGGTGAGTATTCTTCCATCTATGGAGGGCAAGGTATCTGGGAAACCGATTATGATGGTGTATTTGGTGCATTGCACGCTAATGCCTGGACACCGGAAAGGTATGCACAGGGAGCGCCCATATCCTATCCGGCACTTTCATTAAGCAAAACAGTGAATCATGAAGCCAATGACTTTTTCAGTTACAACCGGTCATATATCCGGCTTAAAAATCTGGAAATAGCTTATACACTTCCACTGTCTGTTGCTAAAAAGATTTCTGCTGATAAAATCAGGGTGTTGCTGAGTGGGCAGAATTTAATTACCTGGGACAAGATGAAATCCAAAGACTTTGGCCCGGAAGGAGGTGGATACAATGCATTCCCGGTGTACAGGGTGTATAATATAGGTGTAAGTGTAGGTTTTTAG
- a CDS encoding RagB/SusD family nutrient uptake outer membrane protein translates to MKKYIIILLIGAGVAVSCQKQLDLPSDGRISLNEVFNNYDRTRGYLNSCYGYCPAPYMDRSSFTDEAQDADDISPASPYSFWYTGGITSQSYSQYSADGSPWGNLYTGIRKCNVFLENIGASKTIATEEEKASWKAQAHTLRALYYLQLIKRYGGVPVFDKSLPVNHDFSKDVKATFNEVVTFILNDCDSALKVPASRPGFPWQIYDNQYGIMSRAVAYAIKSEAVLYAASPLWTDGTYTWDKAKEITSEALSQCLANDYKLFDEQPDAGTAQNAYALYHFTSSNDQRTRDKETILNIGAQMQVWRYAGLPTNQGMEKAGPNPTQDLVDRYEMANGEAPILGYSDASRLVPILNPASGYDPQKPYEGRDPRFYASIYYNGAVRNLDQPNGKKVESFVNGEDGISASNRKFTRTGYYLRKYNNYKSGPNGNADGSIRLFRLAELYLNFAEAAYQAVGPDAAINAGNMSLSAREAVSAVRARAGMPAFPTGMSKVDFEKKYRNERCIELAFEEHRFFDVRRWKILSQTDKFVTGMRITKNGAILTYTRFKFADRASSSDKFLMYPIDQSEVNKMIDLSGKDWQNPGWID, encoded by the coding sequence ATGAAAAAATATATTATCATATTACTAATCGGTGCCGGAGTTGCTGTATCCTGCCAGAAACAACTGGATTTGCCCAGTGACGGCCGGATTTCCCTGAACGAGGTATTTAACAACTATGACCGGACCAGGGGATATCTGAACTCCTGTTATGGCTATTGTCCTGCTCCTTATATGGACCGTTCTTCATTTACGGATGAGGCCCAGGATGCAGATGATATTAGCCCTGCATCACCATACAGTTTTTGGTATACCGGAGGCATTACTTCTCAGAGTTACTCCCAGTATTCAGCGGATGGTAGTCCATGGGGTAACTTATATACCGGTATCCGCAAGTGTAATGTGTTTCTGGAGAATATAGGTGCTTCAAAAACAATTGCGACTGAAGAAGAGAAAGCATCATGGAAAGCACAGGCCCATACACTTCGTGCACTCTATTATCTGCAATTGATTAAGCGGTATGGAGGAGTACCTGTTTTTGATAAGTCACTACCGGTAAACCACGATTTCTCAAAAGATGTGAAAGCAACATTTAATGAGGTGGTTACTTTTATATTGAATGATTGTGACTCGGCATTGAAGGTGCCAGCAAGCAGGCCCGGATTCCCATGGCAGATTTATGATAATCAGTATGGGATTATGTCCCGTGCTGTAGCTTATGCTATAAAATCAGAGGCTGTTCTTTATGCAGCCAGCCCGTTATGGACTGATGGTACCTATACCTGGGATAAAGCCAAGGAAATAACCAGTGAGGCATTATCTCAATGTTTGGCCAATGACTACAAGTTGTTTGATGAACAACCAGATGCCGGCACGGCTCAGAATGCTTATGCACTGTATCATTTTACATCATCGAATGATCAACGCACCAGGGACAAGGAAACGATCCTTAACATCGGAGCGCAGATGCAGGTATGGCGATATGCAGGTTTGCCCACTAATCAGGGGATGGAGAAGGCCGGGCCTAATCCTACGCAGGATCTGGTAGACCGGTATGAAATGGCAAATGGAGAAGCACCGATTTTAGGATATTCAGATGCAAGCCGGCTGGTGCCGATATTAAATCCTGCTTCAGGCTATGATCCACAAAAGCCCTATGAAGGAAGAGACCCCCGCTTTTATGCTTCTATTTATTATAATGGGGCAGTCAGAAATCTGGATCAGCCTAATGGAAAAAAGGTGGAGAGTTTTGTGAATGGGGAAGATGGCATATCTGCGAGTAATCGCAAATTTACCAGAACAGGATACTATCTGCGGAAATATAATAATTACAAGTCCGGGCCGAATGGAAATGCAGACGGTAGTATCAGATTATTCCGATTGGCAGAATTGTACCTGAATTTTGCGGAAGCAGCTTACCAAGCTGTAGGACCTGATGCTGCGATCAATGCTGGTAATATGTCCCTGAGTGCCAGGGAAGCGGTAAGTGCGGTACGTGCAAGAGCTGGTATGCCAGCATTTCCTACCGGCATGTCCAAAGTGGATTTTGAGAAAAAGTACCGAAATGAGCGCTGTATTGAGCTGGCCTTTGAAGAACACCGTTTCTTTGACGTGCGTCGCTGGAAGATCCTGTCTCAAACCGATAAGTTTGTTACCGGGATGAGGATCACCAAGAATGGTGCAATTTTGACTTATACCCGTTTTAAATTTGCCGACAGAGCATCTTCTTCTGATAAGTTCTTAATGTATCCGATAGATCAGAGTGAAGTAAATAAAATGATAGATCTTTCAGGTAAAGACTGGCAAAACCCAGGATGGATAGATTAG